One Puniceicoccus vermicola genomic region harbors:
- a CDS encoding SDR family NAD(P)-dependent oxidoreductase: MKKSVSNILLSVDRIVITGGSSGIGAALLQQLGTLSPDFKFCNLSRSSAENSSLSDRLISIPCDLSDEESSQRALEECREWLKREDRGGKILLINNSGFGGYGVFPAPSTERNLSMIDVNVAGPLRVTGFLAEELKKSKGAVINIASTASFQPTPYLSTYGATKAFLMHWSLGLAQEWKADGVQVLCVCPGPTETAFFKEAGFKDAPLKKGSGQTADEVAEITLKAFSKGKSLVTCGVANKIVAAAAGKLPKTWVTWIAATIMRRLRLERYQD, from the coding sequence ATGAAAAAATCCGTCTCAAACATTCTTCTGTCTGTCGATCGAATCGTCATTACCGGTGGTTCTTCTGGCATAGGCGCCGCTTTACTGCAGCAACTCGGAACGTTATCCCCAGATTTTAAATTTTGCAACCTTTCTCGGTCTTCTGCAGAAAATTCTTCGCTCTCCGATCGGCTTATTTCGATCCCCTGTGATCTCTCCGACGAGGAATCTTCTCAAAGGGCATTGGAGGAGTGTCGGGAATGGCTAAAGCGAGAAGATCGTGGAGGAAAAATCCTCTTAATTAATAATAGTGGCTTTGGCGGCTATGGGGTTTTTCCCGCCCCCTCGACTGAGCGAAACTTGTCGATGATCGACGTCAACGTTGCTGGCCCTCTCCGCGTCACCGGTTTTCTTGCTGAGGAGTTAAAAAAAAGTAAAGGGGCTGTCATCAATATTGCCTCGACGGCCTCCTTTCAGCCGACCCCGTATCTATCGACTTACGGCGCGACCAAAGCCTTTTTGATGCACTGGAGTTTGGGGCTGGCCCAAGAGTGGAAAGCTGACGGGGTCCAGGTCCTGTGTGTCTGTCCTGGTCCGACAGAAACCGCATTTTTCAAAGAAGCGGGATTTAAGGACGCACCCCTGAAAAAGGGCTCCGGCCAAACTGCAGATGAGGTCGCCGAAATCACCCTCAAAGCGTTCTCTAAAGGGAAGAGCCTGGTGACTTGTGGAGTGGCGAATAAAATCGTGGCAGCGGCAGCGGGAAAGCTTCCAAAAACTTGGGTTACCTGGATTGCCGCGACAATCATGCGTCGTCTCCGCCTCGAGCGATACCAAGACTAG
- a CDS encoding superoxide dismutase family protein, which yields MNSSKLITSSLLAVLCLFGASFATAGVNGPGPQSIKHHSKLNLEGLLANNSDGEVASKEATSDESADSHDNHGDASDSDAGNVKLLVAVVTPTAGNDTSGTVYFAKSADGLKVWGTIKGLSPGNHGFHVHQYGDITAADGTSAGGHFNPHHQPHAGPDAKHRHVGDLGNITANKDGVAEFSFIDTKLSIQGANSILGRGLIVHQGADDLTSQPTGAAGPRVGMAVIGVANPDDLKK from the coding sequence ATGAACTCCTCAAAACTGATAACCTCCTCCTTACTCGCGGTGCTCTGCCTCTTCGGGGCATCTTTTGCTACCGCGGGTGTCAATGGCCCGGGGCCGCAATCGATTAAGCATCACAGCAAGTTGAACCTCGAAGGTCTCCTCGCCAATAACAGTGACGGCGAAGTCGCTTCCAAAGAGGCGACTTCCGATGAGAGTGCGGATTCCCATGACAACCATGGCGACGCCTCGGATAGTGATGCCGGAAACGTTAAGTTGCTGGTCGCGGTAGTAACTCCAACAGCCGGTAATGATACTTCTGGCACCGTCTATTTTGCAAAGTCTGCTGATGGATTGAAGGTATGGGGAACGATTAAAGGACTTTCTCCAGGAAATCATGGCTTCCATGTTCACCAGTACGGCGACATCACCGCAGCCGACGGCACTTCGGCTGGAGGCCACTTCAATCCCCATCATCAGCCGCACGCGGGGCCCGACGCCAAGCACCGCCACGTGGGCGACCTCGGCAATATCACTGCCAACAAAGACGGAGTTGCTGAATTTTCATTCATCGACACCAAACTTTCGATTCAGGGGGCCAATTCAATCCTTGGTCGTGGTTTGATTGTTCACCAAGGAGCCGACGACCTGACTTCTCAGCCAACTGGCGCTGCCGGTCCGCGCGTGGGAATGGCGGTCATCGGAGTCGCCAATCCGGATGATTTGAAGAAATAG
- the hpf gene encoding ribosome hibernation-promoting factor, HPF/YfiA family: protein MKQHDVIVTGRNIELTDAMKDAVHRKVEKLFDHEEQIIRLRVELSYNKNVTGQDEQIAKGHIEINDKPLITTEASENMYNSIDRMVDKLDRMLRRRSRLRRVKRKDVHSVDVPGQLPKVSAA from the coding sequence ATGAAGCAACATGATGTCATTGTCACCGGTCGCAACATTGAACTCACCGATGCGATGAAAGACGCAGTCCATCGTAAGGTCGAGAAATTGTTCGATCACGAGGAGCAGATCATTCGTCTACGGGTTGAATTATCCTACAATAAGAATGTGACGGGACAGGACGAGCAGATTGCGAAAGGCCATATCGAAATCAACGATAAGCCTCTCATTACTACAGAAGCCTCCGAAAATATGTACAATTCCATTGATCGGATGGTGGACAAGCTGGACCGCATGCTGCGTCGCCGCTCTCGTCTGCGTCGCGTGAAGCGGAAAGACGTTCACTCGGTGGATGTCCCCGGCCAACTGCCGAAGGTCAGCGCAGCCTAA
- a CDS encoding ABC-F family ATP-binding cassette domain-containing protein has protein sequence MLQISGLSKAFGPQTLFENVSLRLEQGERVALVGPNGAGKTTLFSMILGDAEPDEGIVELEKNARVGHLPQETAPVGDETVIEIAAGVTPEHADLRKKIGDFERAGEESDAYYEAVARYTEIGGFEIEPRAKRILAGLSFRENDLDQPARTLSGGWIMRAHLARLLTAEPELLMLDEPTNHLDLESLQWFQNHLKGYRGSLLLISHDRAFLNDVISGILEVRHHRIHSYKGNYDDYLEEAAARDAQQLAAHRSQERKIAQLERFVERFGAKATKAAQAKSKQKQIDRMERIEAPQSAEKTIHVKFPQPSPSGQKVITLEELHFAYDTKPIYQGIDLNVQKGERMVLVGPNGAGKSTLLKLLAGVLTPTQGERILGHNTKVGYFSQSRIEMLDPQRTVLEEVQSIRKPVGEAMARTVLGSFLFRGEAVFKKVSVLSGGEKSRLGLVKLLLDPPNLLLMDEPTTHLDMASIDALIHALQDYQGTLVFISHDVYFIRQMARTVLRVSSGKLTPFAGDYDYYLRKSGAEGERAGLTDSGEMQDFRPGADSYRKKSSEAPTDSNSGFKSKDQKRIEAEQRKARAKIRAEVERLEQKICKLEEEQSRLSHQLEDPLLYESDPGKVMELNREVVANNERLDALNEKWMEATERYEKG, from the coding sequence ATGCTGCAGATTTCCGGACTATCCAAGGCCTTCGGGCCACAAACGCTTTTTGAAAACGTCTCCTTACGCCTTGAACAGGGAGAGCGGGTGGCGCTGGTCGGACCCAACGGAGCGGGAAAGACTACCCTATTCTCAATGATTCTCGGCGATGCCGAGCCTGACGAAGGAATCGTAGAGCTGGAGAAAAATGCCCGGGTCGGCCATTTGCCGCAGGAAACCGCACCCGTCGGCGATGAAACCGTTATCGAGATCGCCGCCGGAGTGACTCCGGAGCACGCCGATCTACGAAAAAAGATTGGAGATTTCGAGCGCGCCGGGGAGGAAAGCGACGCCTATTACGAAGCGGTAGCTCGCTACACCGAAATTGGTGGATTTGAGATCGAGCCCCGGGCCAAACGGATTCTAGCCGGTCTCTCCTTCCGGGAAAACGATCTCGACCAACCGGCCCGCACTCTGAGCGGAGGCTGGATCATGCGGGCGCATCTAGCCCGACTTCTGACGGCAGAGCCAGAATTGCTCATGCTCGACGAGCCGACCAATCACTTGGATCTGGAGTCGCTCCAGTGGTTTCAAAATCACCTGAAGGGATATCGAGGCTCTCTCCTCTTGATCAGTCACGACCGGGCTTTTCTCAATGACGTGATCAGCGGCATTCTTGAGGTCCGGCACCACCGGATCCATTCCTATAAAGGTAATTACGATGACTACCTGGAGGAAGCGGCTGCCCGCGATGCTCAGCAGTTAGCCGCTCACCGCTCGCAGGAGCGGAAAATCGCCCAACTGGAACGGTTTGTCGAAAGATTCGGGGCCAAGGCCACCAAGGCCGCCCAGGCGAAGTCCAAGCAAAAGCAGATCGATCGCATGGAGCGCATCGAGGCCCCGCAATCCGCAGAAAAGACCATCCACGTCAAATTTCCCCAGCCCTCCCCCAGCGGCCAAAAGGTGATCACCCTGGAAGAACTCCATTTCGCCTATGACACGAAGCCCATCTATCAAGGAATCGACCTCAACGTTCAAAAAGGAGAACGGATGGTGTTGGTCGGTCCGAACGGAGCTGGCAAGTCGACTCTCCTCAAGCTGCTTGCAGGGGTTCTCACACCCACCCAGGGGGAGCGTATTCTCGGGCACAATACGAAGGTCGGATACTTTTCTCAGAGCCGTATCGAGATGTTGGATCCGCAGCGTACCGTGCTCGAGGAAGTGCAGAGTATCCGGAAGCCGGTCGGAGAAGCGATGGCGCGGACGGTCCTCGGATCCTTCCTCTTCCGTGGCGAGGCCGTCTTTAAAAAGGTTTCTGTTCTCTCCGGCGGAGAAAAGAGTCGATTGGGGCTGGTGAAACTCCTGCTCGACCCGCCGAATCTTCTCCTCATGGACGAGCCGACGACCCACTTGGATATGGCGAGTATTGATGCCTTAATTCACGCTCTTCAGGATTATCAGGGAACGCTGGTCTTCATCAGTCACGACGTCTATTTCATCCGCCAGATGGCGCGCACGGTTCTACGGGTCAGCAGTGGGAAGTTGACTCCCTTTGCTGGCGACTATGACTATTATCTGCGAAAATCGGGAGCCGAGGGTGAGCGGGCCGGTCTCACTGACTCTGGAGAGATGCAGGATTTTCGTCCTGGAGCCGATTCTTACCGAAAAAAGAGTTCGGAAGCTCCCACGGATTCCAATTCTGGCTTTAAATCCAAAGATCAGAAACGGATTGAGGCCGAACAACGCAAAGCCCGCGCGAAGATTCGAGCTGAGGTCGAAAGGCTGGAACAGAAAATCTGCAAGTTGGAGGAGGAACAGTCACGTCTTTCGCACCAACTGGAGGATCCCCTTCTCTACGAATCCGACCCGGGCAAGGTGATGGAGCTCAATCGTGAGGTTGTCGCCAATAATGAGCGACTCGATGCCCTCAATGAGAAGTGGATGGAGGCAACCGAAAGATACGAAAAAGGATGA
- the miaA gene encoding tRNA (adenosine(37)-N6)-dimethylallyltransferase MiaA, which yields MKHPLRILTGTTASGKSDIALEWARSTGGWILSCDALLFYRGADIGTAKPSRAEREEIPHYGIDLCEAHTVFDLPRYIEHSLEVLRQAELQDVPVLVAGGSGFYAAAFHEPPPDPILVPEEIRDQVKSLEQEGGTKSLRDALLKVDPHPDIDLLNPRRIVPALERCLTTGLTTKELRERHRSLPCPFADWERSWFQVDRDPSILDERIAQRTRQMLDQGLVEEVRGLRSAGMEENPTLASAIGYRETLDFLDGTLAATELASSITTHTKRLAARQRRWIRKRMPEGRMVESAAEII from the coding sequence ATGAAGCATCCCCTCCGTATTTTAACGGGCACCACCGCCTCTGGAAAGTCGGACATCGCCTTGGAGTGGGCTCGTTCAACCGGTGGCTGGATTCTCTCCTGCGACGCGCTATTGTTCTACCGAGGCGCGGATATCGGGACCGCAAAGCCGAGCCGAGCCGAGCGGGAGGAGATTCCTCATTACGGCATCGATCTCTGCGAGGCTCACACCGTTTTCGATCTTCCCCGGTACATTGAACACTCTTTAGAGGTGCTGCGGCAGGCTGAGTTACAGGATGTGCCTGTCCTCGTTGCTGGAGGGAGTGGTTTCTACGCGGCGGCCTTTCACGAGCCGCCTCCCGACCCCATCCTCGTCCCGGAAGAAATTCGCGATCAGGTCAAAAGCCTGGAACAGGAAGGGGGCACGAAGTCATTGAGGGACGCCCTTCTGAAAGTAGACCCCCATCCGGATATCGATCTTCTCAATCCCCGCCGGATTGTCCCGGCACTCGAACGTTGCCTGACCACCGGACTCACGACGAAGGAATTACGAGAAAGACATCGCTCGCTCCCCTGCCCCTTTGCGGATTGGGAGCGTTCTTGGTTTCAGGTCGATCGGGATCCGTCTATTCTCGACGAGCGGATCGCTCAGAGGACCCGCCAGATGCTTGATCAGGGATTAGTCGAAGAGGTGCGGGGGCTGCGCTCCGCCGGAATGGAAGAGAACCCCACCCTCGCCTCGGCGATCGGCTACCGTGAAACCCTTGATTTCTTGGACGGCACCCTCGCGGCAACGGAATTGGCCTCCAGCATTACCACCCATACTAAACGTCTTGCCGCCCGCCAGCGTCGCTGGATACGGAAACGCATGCCCGAAGGCCGGATGGTGGAGAGTGCGGCGGAGATTATCTAG